In one window of Cryptococcus depauperatus CBS 7841 chromosome 3, complete sequence DNA:
- a CDS encoding guanine nucleotide-binding protein subunit beta-like protein: MAEHLMYKGALAGHNGWVTAIATSSENPDLILTASRDKTVIAWQLTREDNLYGFPKKILHGHNHFVSDVAISSDGQFALSSSWDHTLRLWDLNTGLTTEKFVGHTGDVLSVSFSADNRQIVSASRDRSIKLWNTLGECKFDIVEDGHTEWVSCVRFSPNPALPVIISAGWDKTVKVWELSNCKLKTTHHGHTGYLNTLAVSPDGSLAASGGKDGITMLWDLNDGKHLYSLDAGDVINSLVFSPNRYWLCAATASSIKIFDLESKSLVDDLQPDFDGLSEKARKPECTSLAWSADGQTLFAGFSDNLVRVWVVVA, translated from the exons ATGGCCGAGCACCTCATGTACAAGGGCGCCCTCGCTGGCCACAACGGTTGGGTCACCGCTATCGCTACGTCTTCAGAGAACCCAGACTTGATACTCACTGCTTCAAGGG ACAAGACTGTTATTGCATGGCAACTCACTCGGGAAGACAACTTGTACGGCTTCCCAAAGAAGATCTTGCACGGCCACAACCACTTTGTCTCCGACGTCGCCATCTCTTCTGACGGTCAATTCGccctctcttcctcttgggATCACACCCTTAGATTGTGGGATCTCAACACTGGTTTGACCACGGAAAAGTTCGTTGGGCACACTGGTGATGTTCTCTC CgtctctttctcagccGATAACAGACAAATCGTCTCTGCTTCCAGAGACCGAAGCATCAAGCTTTGGAACACTCTTGGAGAGTGCAAGTTTGACATTGTCGAGGACGGCCACACTGAGTG GGTCTCTTGCGTCCGATTCTCCCCCAACCCTGCCCTCCCTGTCATCATCTCTGCTGGTTGGGACAAGACAGTCAAG GTCTGGGAGCTTTCCAACTGCAAGCTCAAGACCACTCATCACGGCCACACTGGTTACCTCAACACTCTCGCTGTTTCTCCCGACGGTTCTCTAGCTGCTTCTGGTGGTAAGGACGGTATCACTATGCTATGGGATTTGAACGACGGCAAGCACCTTTACTCTCTCGACGCCGGAGACGTCATCAATTCTTTGGTCTTTTCCCCCAACCGATACTGGCTTTGTGCTGCGACTGCCTCTTCTATCAAGATTTTCGACCTTGAGAGCAA GTCTCTTGTTGATGATCTCCAACCTGACTTTGACGGCCTTTCCGAAAAGGCTCGAAAGCCTGAATGCACTTCCCTTGCCTGGTCCGCCGATGGCCAAACTCTCTTTGCCGGTTTCTCTGACAACCTCGTCCGAGTCTGGGTTGTTGTTGCTTAG